In the genome of Candidatus Methylomirabilota bacterium, the window CTGCGCGGGCTGATGGAGCGGGGGAGCACGATCGGGATGGACCGCTTCGGCCTGGAGAACTACCTGCCCACCGCGAAACGGGTCGAGGTGCTCGCACGGCTCTGCGCCGAAGGCTACGCCGGCCAGATGGTCCTCTCGCACGACGCCAACTGCTGGACCGACATGCTCTCCGAGGACGACAAGCGCCGGACCCGGCCGCTCTGGCATTACAATCACATCTCCGACGACATCCTCCCCGCGCTCCGCAAGGCGGGCGTCACCGAGGATCAGATCGAGCAGATGCTCGTGCGCAACCCACGGGCGATCTTCGAGGCGCGGAAGAGCGGGAACGCGTGACGCCGGTGACCAGCCCCTTCGTCCCCGGCCCGGCGCTGCGGATCGCCGGCGCACCCGGCGGTCCGCTGGCCGGCCTGACGTTCGCCGCCAAGGATCTCTTCGACGTCGCCGGGCATCCGACCGGTGGGGGCAACCCGGACTGGGCGCGGCAGCATCCGGTGCCGACGCGCCACGCCTGGGCGGTGCAGCGCTTGCTCGACGCCGGGGCGACGCTGATCGGCAAGACCGTCACCGACGAAGTCTCGCTCGGCATCCTCGGCGAGAACGCCTTCGACGGCACGCCGCTCAATCCGAGGGCGCCCGACCGCGTGCCCGGCGGCTCTTCGTCGGGCTCGGCCTCGGCCGTGGCTCAGGGGTTGTGCGATACCGCGCTCGGCACCGATACCGGTGGATCGGTGCGCGTGCCGGCGAGCTTCTGCGGGCTCTACGGCATCCGGCCGACCCACGGCCGGCTCGACCTCGCCGGAATGATGCCGCAGGCGCCGAGCTCCGACACGACGGGATGGTTCGCGCGCGACGCGGAGACATTCGCCCGCGTGTGCGAGCTCATGCTGGGCGAGCCGATCCCAGCCAGCTTGCCGACCCGGCTCGTCGTGGCGGTCGACGCCTTCGGCTTTGCGGACGCCGAGACCGCCGCGGCGCTCGGGCCGATGGTGCGCAAGCTCTCGGCGCTGGTGAAGGAGATCCGCGAGGATCTCCTGGCCCCACCCGGGCTGTCGGTCTGGGCGCGGGCGCAGCGCACGCTGCAGCCCTACGAGGCCTGGCTCACTTTCAAGGACTGGATCGATCGCGACAACCCGCGCTTCGCCTTCAGCGTCGCCCGCAACCTCGTCCTCGGCAGCACGATTCCCGAAAGCGAGCGGCAGTGGGCGGCGATGATGCGCGACGAGGCTCGCGCCCGTCTCGCGTGGCTGCTCCCGCCCGGGACCATCCTCTGCATGCCGACGACGCCGTTCCCGGCGCCGCGGAAGGGGCTGCCCCTCGCGACGCTCGAGCCGCTGCGCGCGCGGATCCTCTGCCTGGCCTCGCACGGCGGCCTGACCGGTGTGCCGCAGGTGAGTCTGCCGGGCGCGCACGTCGACGGCCTCCCTGTCGGCCTGTCCATCCTCGGCGCGCGCGGCAGCGACGCGGCGCTCGTGGCCGTGGCGAGGGCGATGGTCCCTTGAGGCGCGCGTACCACCAGTGAACTCACACCGTGCGCTGGAGGAAGTCGGTTACGAGCGGCCAGACGAGGTCGGCGTAGTGCGGCTGGAAGCCGTCGTTATCGGGGTGGCGGAAGCCGTGGTTGGCGTCGGAGAAGAAGTGCCACTCGACGAGCCGGCCGTTGGCGATGAAGCTCTGCCAGAGCGGACCCTGGATGGCAGGCGTCGCGATGTAGTCCTTCCCGCCGCAGAACACGAGCGATGCGCACGTGAGCGTCTTCGCGAGCTTGAACGCGTGTCGGGGCCGATGCGAGGTCTCCGGCTCGTCGCGGATGGACGGATAGTAGAGGACGATCGCGCGCACCCGAGGGTTGTCGGCCGCGAAGGGGATGAGCAGCCGGCCTCCCATGCAATGCCCGATGGCGGCGGTGCGTGCCGGATCTGCTTTCATGGGCCCGGTGAGGTAGCGCCAGGCCTCGCCCAGCTTGTCGAGGAACTCGCCGTCGGAGTGCTTCGATTGCAGATCTGCGCCCTGACCGATGTGGCTCGTGCCCGGGATGCCGAACATGTTGAACAGGCTGGGAGCGAGGACGTTGAAGCCGAGGGCGGCGAGCTGGTAGGCGTCGAGCTTGTAGTCGGCGGTGACGCCGTGCGCGTGATGCGCCATCAGTATGCCGGGTCGCGGGCCGGGCCCTTCGGGATGCGCCATGTAACCGCCGATGCCGTCCTGCTCCAGAGTGAGCGTGCGCGCGATGATCGTCATTGCTGTTCTCCCCTCTAGCCGGCGGC includes:
- a CDS encoding phosphotriesterase-related protein produces the protein LRGLMERGSTIGMDRFGLENYLPTAKRVEVLARLCAEGYAGQMVLSHDANCWTDMLSEDDKRRTRPLWHYNHISDDILPALRKAGVTEDQIEQMLVRNPRAIFEARKSGNA
- a CDS encoding amidase, whose translation is MTPVTSPFVPGPALRIAGAPGGPLAGLTFAAKDLFDVAGHPTGGGNPDWARQHPVPTRHAWAVQRLLDAGATLIGKTVTDEVSLGILGENAFDGTPLNPRAPDRVPGGSSSGSASAVAQGLCDTALGTDTGGSVRVPASFCGLYGIRPTHGRLDLAGMMPQAPSSDTTGWFARDAETFARVCELMLGEPIPASLPTRLVVAVDAFGFADAETAAALGPMVRKLSALVKEIREDLLAPPGLSVWARAQRTLQPYEAWLTFKDWIDRDNPRFAFSVARNLVLGSTIPESERQWAAMMRDEARARLAWLLPPGTILCMPTTPFPAPRKGLPLATLEPLRARILCLASHGGLTGVPQVSLPGAHVDGLPVGLSILGARGSDAALVAVARAMVP
- a CDS encoding dienelactone hydrolase family protein, yielding MTIIARTLTLEQDGIGGYMAHPEGPGPRPGILMAHHAHGVTADYKLDAYQLAALGFNVLAPSLFNMFGIPGTSHIGQGADLQSKHSDGEFLDKLGEAWRYLTGPMKADPARTAAIGHCMGGRLLIPFAADNPRVRAIVLYYPSIRDEPETSHRPRHAFKLAKTLTCASLVFCGGKDYIATPAIQGPLWQSFIANGRLVEWHFFSDANHGFRHPDNDGFQPHYADLVWPLVTDFLQRTV